The Arachis ipaensis cultivar K30076 chromosome B05, Araip1.1, whole genome shotgun sequence nucleotide sequence TAAACCTCCACTCTCAACTCtttcattttctctctctctctcttctttctctctcactGTTATTGAGTATTCTCTCTGCAATTTCACCATTTTTTAATTAatgagatttttatttttctctcctaATTACGCTTTCAAAACCAAAGCTATCGCTTTTTCTCAGCTTGCGATTTCGATGTGAGTAGCTCCTTAATCAAATGTTTCATTTTTCTTTGCACTGAATGTTACTCAATTTGGCTTCAATTTTTTCCCCCTCTTCACTTACCAGTGATCGATCTTGGAAGCTCTGAAAAGTGAAGACTGTTACTTTCTTTGTTGTTTCGATTTTTTTTTGCCTCTTTGCAAATTAAGAAATGGATAGAGTTTCGGTTATTTAGTTTTTCATTGCTTTAGCGATTTTTGCGGTGCTGAGCTGAGTTTGAGGTTTGGTTTACTTATCATAGAGGATTGTAATTGGTACTTCTATGCGGTTTGGTTTACGCTGTAGACTTTGGGGATTCTTAATTTATGTGTCTCGGTGTGTATGCGTGCTGATAATTGGTGTTATAATTTCTGTACTTTCAATTGGAGAGTTTTTCCTCTTTGGTGATGTTTTTTGGAATCTTCATTAGGTGAATTTTtggaaatttgaatctttgaattGAAAGTGTTGGGCTTTGGGGGTTTTGTCTCTAGTCTGCTAATGCTTGTTTTCTGAACTTCCCCTAATGCCTCTTTCTGTGTAGAAGCATGTCTATTCTTAATGTTTAGTAAGAATTAGGGTTTCTCGTATGTAGTTGTTGGATTGTGATTCTCCTTACATGGAAAGGGTACTTTGTACTGTTCAATTTATGTGTTTGTTCTATAACTTGAAAGCTTATGGTTACTTCTTAATGACGGTGTTTCTGTTTATTTGGTTGTTTGACTTGTATTAGTTTCAGATTAGTTTTCCTTTTGCTGATATATATGTCTGCCACTAACCTCTCTTTTTAATTTAGATCTACAACTGCAGTTGTCCAGAGGTGAGCAGAAAGTATCAGTTTTGGGCATATTCAGAAAGGTTTTGTTATTGGAGGAACTCAAGTGAAGTTTGGAAGTTTAGAAGATCAGGGGTATAATTGTGCTCAATCTACCTGTTACATAGAGCTCGTGAACTGTGTGAAGAATATTTTCATTTCTAGTCAGGCCTGGCTCTAGATAGCTACTTAGATTCCAGTCACCAAGGGGGGGTGCCCCCTATGGCACCTTCTCGGGTGGCTGGAGGGTTAACCCAATCATCATCAGGTTCTGGAATTTTCTTTCAAGGAGATGGGCAGTCACAGAGTGTAGTCAACTCTCACATAAGCTCATCATTCGGTAACTCATCTAATGCGGTCCCTGGAGCTGGTCGTTCTCACCTGGGTCCAGTGTCTGGGGATATGAATAATGCAGTTTTGAACAGTGTGGCAAACTCAGCACCAAGTGTTGGAGCTAGCTCTTTAGTCACAGATGCAAATTCAGCATTCTCTGGTGGGCCCCATTTGCAGAGAAGTGCAAGCATTAACACAGACTCATACTTACGTTTACCTGCTTCGCCCATGTCATTTACATCAAATAATGTTAGTATTTCAGGGTCATCAGTTATGGATGGTTCCAGTGTAGTACAGCAGAGCTCTCACCAAGATCAGAATGTCCAACCATTGCAGCAGAATCAGCAGCATGGTGCCTCTAGTGCTATGTCTATGCCTGGATCTCAAAGTGCCCCTTCCCCGCTTCCAATGGGTGCACAAATACCAGGATCTTTCATGCAAAATACGGATAATTTATCCCAGCTGTCCAAAAAACCTAGGCTGGATATTAAGCAGGAGGATTTAATGCAACAGCAGGTTATACAACAGCTTCTTCAAAGACAGGACACCATGCAATATCAGGGGCGTAATCCACAGATACAGGCTTTGATTCAGCAGCAGCAAAGACTGAGGCAACAACATATCCTTCAGTCAATGCCACAGTTACAGCGAGCACActtgcagcagcagcagcaacaacagcagcagcaacaacaacaaatgcATTTGAGGCAGCAGCAATTACAGCAACAATCAATGCAATCTGCAGTAAAGCGCCCGTATGACAGCAGTGTTAATGGAGTATGTGCTCGCAGATTGATGCAATACCTctatcatcaaaggcaacgcccaAGTGTGAGTTCTGTTCATTTACCGACTGTTGCATGCAATAGTTCGTCTTCCTTATTTTTCAGGTTCTTACAGCAGCAATTGTTTTCAGATGCATTTTACATTCATTATGTTTATTTGTTAATTTAGGGATATCTTGTTCAGGAGTCATTTTACCCCTCGCATTTAAAACAAATAGATGTATTTGGTTGATGTTTTCTGTTCCATTGAAATTCTATATTAGTTGCAACTGTTATTCAAATATTCAATTCATCTGTTTTGTCTCAGGAAAACACTATTGCCTATTGGAGAAAATTTGTGGCCGAGTATTACTCTCCTCGAGCAAAGGAACGGTGGTGCTTGTCATTGTATAATAATGTTGGGCATCATGCACTCGGTGTTTTCCCTCAGGCATCTATGGCAAGTCACTCTGcttgttatttaaattttctattaattatttcAAGGACAGTAGGATGCTTAATACATACAGATGGTATTGTTGGCAATTTCTAAGAATGCCTTGCACAAAATTATGTCTGAAAATTGAATTTACTTGGATTACTATTTTTCGTCTGCACCATGTTCTgcccttttaatttatttttacttttgaCATATACATAATCTGACATGGATTTTTTAATTTCCCCCAAAAGGATGCATGGCAGTGCGACATATGTGGTTCTAAATCTGGAAGGGGATTTGGTAAGGAACTGAGAACgttattttgttattttgcaATACTGCAAGTGAGAACATACGTGATATTGTGATTGTAGAAATTTATCTGATAATTCTGTTTATTGTCTAGTCTGTAAGTTTGACTTTCTGGCTGAAAAGTATTACTCCAGTGCAATCACTACTAACCAGTAATTGGATTATGAATTGTAGTAAATAATAATCTTCAGTCTAAGCTTGAAAAATTAAAGAATGAGAACTGACCGCATTGAATGCAAACAGTGATAAGCAAATATAATAATCAGTGAGTGGTTAGATTATCTGAACTCAGAATGTACTTGTATGTGATATTATGAGCATGTTTCTTTGAATTCTTTAATCTTATATTCTTATTGatgtaataatatttaaattctgGATCTGTGTAACAGAGGCAACTTTTGAAGTGCTCCCTAGACTCAATGACATCAAATTTGGTAGTGGAGTAATTGATGAACTTCTCTTTTTGGAGTTGCCACGCGAACAAAGATTTCCTTCTGGTGTAATGATGTTAGAATATGCAAAAGCAGTTCAAGAGAGCGTATACGAGCAACTTCGTGTTGTTCGTGAGGGTCACCTGCGTATTATATTTACACAAGACCTTAAGGTCACAACACTGTCAatgtattttaaaattattttctatttgaGCCTTTCGTACATAATAATCTTCTGATATTCATGTTAATGTTTACAGATATTATCTTGGGAGTTCTGTGCAAGGCGCCATGAAGAACTTCTTCCTAGAAGGTTGGTTGCACCACAGGTATGATATCTCTGCAGTTTAACTGTGTGTTAAAAGAGGCTACCTCAGGAGTTGCTTTTTCCCTCTTTTATACAACCATCACTTTAACTACACTGGTGGAGATAGTGGAATTCGTTATGGTAAATTGATCAGTAAGAGTAAGTGGCATTATTGTGGAACTAATTCATAAATCCACATTATTACAGGTAAACCAGTTGGTCCAAGTAGCTCAAAAATGTCAGAGTACAATTGCTGAAAGTGGTTCAGATGGGGTTTCTCAGCAAGATCTGCAAACAAACAGCAATATGTGAGTTAGTTCATTTATATTCCTCACTAAATTTCATGTTTTCGTGAATCGTCCTCCTCAAAAATTATGTCTCTTGATGGCGTGCTATCTGAGGATTTGGAGATAGATGCAATGATGCATTTCTTTCTTGGCTAGAGACTAGAGTAGACTGACCGTCAGATAGGCAACTATGGAAAGGATAGCATATAGAAAACTGTCCTTGTCCTCCATTTTAATTGAATAGTTTGTGATATATGTGTGTCAAATTCTCTTTCGTGAAGTGTGGCAACAGATAGGAGTGTACTAACGCTTCTTACAATTTATGTTGTGCATTAGGGTTTTGGCTGCTGGCCGTCAACTTGCAAAGAGTCTGGAGTTGCAATCTCTAAATGATTTAGGTTTTTCCAAAAGATATGTAAGATGTTTGCAGGTACACTACTTAAATCTACTTAAGAGTTTTTTtataagtttattattattattatctaatGAAGCTTTCTCATTATTTGCCTGTAATGGGTGACAGATATCTGAGGTTGTCAATTCCATGAAAGATCTGATAGATATCTGTCGGGAGCACAAAATTGGAGCAATTGGTAAATTTTAAATTGCTTTTGTTACTATATTACCCTATTTGGTTGCATGTCATTCTTTCATGTGTGTTTTATGTAGATATTAGATGTGCTTCTCTTGTAGGTTTGACTCTAATGTTATGTTTTGTGAAGCTGTTTTAGTTTCAATATTTGGAGATCTATTTTCCCATCATCAGGTAGCTTTTTCTTGCCTTGTAATGATTCAACTCTTAACCTGCAGAGAGCTTGAAGAATTATCCTCGTTTTGCAACCGCGGCTAAGCTCCAGATGCAAAAAATGCATGAGATGGAACAGCTAGCAAATGTTCAAGGTCTGCCAACTGATCGAAACACGATTAACAAACTAATGGCAATGAATCCTAGTTTGAACAACCCAATAAATAATAATCCTAATATGATAAATCGTGGTGGTTTGAGTGGATCAGCACAAGCTGCTCTGGCACTTAACTACCAGAGTCTTCTTATGAGGCAAAACTCGATGAATTCAAGCCCTGGCTCAATTCAGAGAGAAGGATCATCATCTTTCAACAATGCAAACCAGAGTCCCTCGTCAGCTATGCAAGGTGCTACCTCTGCCTTTATTCCAGGTTCAATGCAGAATTCACCCATTGGTGGTTTCCCGAGTCCCCATCTACCCCCGCAGCAGCAACAGCAGCAGCCGCAACAACACCTTCAACAGAGATCCTTAAGTGCAAATAGCTTCATGCAACAAAACCATTCACAGGGATCCCAAGGAAATCAAGCTCTACAGCAGCAGATGATCCAGCAACTGCTGATGTCAAATAACAATGGGGGAGTACAATCACAATCTCTTGGTGGACCCAATGCAAATGGGAGCATAGCAAAGAATGGGTTGGGTTTCGGAGGACACTCTCCGTCTCCTTCCATAACTGGAGGATCTGTCAATGTTTCAGGAAATAAAGGTCCGGTTTCAAGGAGCAATAGCTTCAAATCGGCCTCAAACAGTGATTCTTCTCCGGCTGGTGGCAACAATGGATTCAACCCGAGAACTTCGGATATACCGCAGAATCTGCATTTGCAAGATGTGGTTCCAGATATTGCCAGTGATTTTACAGATAGCCCCTTCTTCAGTAGTGATCTGGATGATAACATGGGTTTTGGCTGGAAGGCATGACTAACAAAATCTGGCTTATCAAAGGCTCTTGTTGTTATCATATTGTACAGGACACTTCAAAGTTTAAATAGTTGCTGCTCCCTTTTCTTGGTGTACTTTGCTCATTTTTCTTGGTGGAATTTGTTGTGACTTGACTAGGTATTTAGAGATTCTATCTGAGGGTTTTTGTCTCGCCTGCAAGTGTAATCAATTGGACAATTTAATTAACGGTTTCAGCTttctttttacttctttttcaCACCACTTGCGCAAACTCGTTGCTTTATATTTatactatttttctttatttcccttttttAACCAATCTACAACGTACACTGAAGTCAGAATTCCTAAAAAAGAAATGTCCAACTTAGTTGGGACAATTTCTCTGTTTTACTAAATTAAGTGTGGAATCGAATCTCAAAACTGATTAAATATTTAACCCCACTTGTTCCATATTAAGACAAGATGTGACTTAAGGGTTTTCACCCCATACCTCTAGATGAGAATTCCTTTCTACCTGATTTCTAGTTGACTTTATTAGCCCTTACACCTCCAAAATTACTACCAACCAAAGCGTTTACTTTTCAAGATATAGACATCAATTCAACCCATTAGAATGTATATGCCAGTAACGTGCTCTCAGTAGTAACTTTCCAGAAGCCATCATCTCATCCCACAGAAAAGAAGAGATTAAGATGAAATTATGCTGCTACATCGTAGTCTTATTGTGCAGAGAACATACTATACAGATATCTGGACATGCGATTGCCTATATCTTTGCAGCAAAAAGCAGCTAATTCCTGATGCTCCCATTTACACAAGTTTCTCAGTTTATTGAGAATCAACAAGACTTGATTCACTATTTTTCATCATTCATCAACTACAACAGCACCAGGACCAAGCAGTGCAGCAATAAGAATTTGCTCCCAACGTCTCACGCCCCTCTGCATTATACTTGTGGTAAAAGTCCGCAGTCGTGAAGGACTGCTAGAGTCGCCTCTTCTTGTTGGAGACATACAACAATCTGTTTGAGGGCAGTACTTCAATGTACACTTTCCTGATGGATGGTGTATTTTGACATCAAACGCTGGCAAAAGTGGCCATCCGACGACTTGAACATGAGAGATGCTGCATCAAAGATATCCAATTTATCAGAGTTAGAAACATATAAGCAAAATGGCAattctttatttaaaaaaaaattcataatccTTGACAAGTTGTTAGACTCAGAAGATTAGTTCAAGATGTAAATAATTAACCGAGCCATAAACTCTACCGTGATTGTTTCTGAGAAAAGGAAACAACAGGATGAAGCATTCAGCATTTAGATGTTACAAAATAATGTTTGGTTACTATGTTCTATGACATTGTTTGCCACCTTTGGAAGGCAAATGACAAGAGTATTTGCTGACCTTCCATCAAAAGCCTCATCACGAGTTGCCTTCAACAATTTTAAGCAGAATAACATTGAATTATCTATGCACAACTGCTTATGACGGGGTGTGCCTGTGTGCATGTGTATGTGTATGTGCGAGAGAAAGGATTTGTAAATTAACCATATGTAAAATAATTGATCCATTTCTTGCTTTTGAACTCTGCCCAGCAGCTCAACTTGAAGCACACCTCCAATGCACAGAATAGGTTCAGGTAGCTTGAATTTCTGCAAGCAGTTTTCCTGCAGTTTCATTATGGAAATAATTCATTAAACACTGGCATAGAGAGTAATCTATGCTACAAAAAGATTGCAATTTTAAATAGATCAAGTCCACAAAAATATCTAGAGGAAAAAAAGATCCGTTGATGCTCAAAAGATATATGTAGCTGAATCCCAATCCTCTTCTTTGTTGAGTGTGTTTTTGGATAGAAAATAGGAAATGCAAAATAACAAGCATGTTAATAGTGCAACTCACTTGCAACATTGGAAATTCAGGTGAAGTATATGTCCATAGATTACCCCCAAACATGTGATTAGCAATAATATCATCAACTTCAGCACTCTCTAACTCTTTCGGGTATTTTGGACGGCCCATTCGGAATCGGACAGCTTTTGCTGAATATATAGGGAGGCCTGGCTGAAAATATGCTGCATGGTAAAAAGATACATTAATCAGCTAATTAAGTTGAAGTTAATATCCTGGGCATTAGCCATTTTCAGTTCAACTTAATACCAAACTTGACAATTAGCTACTGGACTAACCTTTGAATGGCTGCACATGAATCTCAGTGATTAGACATATTTTGGAAGTTAGCTTATAAACTAAAGTCTCTGGTACAGAAGGATCACTCTCCCCTTTACTAGACCAGTACGATGCTCTAAAATCAGTCCTATCTCGAGGGTCCAACGTATTCAGAACACTTTCTTCGGGGTAGTTATCGGTGCTGGATGCACTTATGGCATCCGAGATGCAATTTTTGCTGATAGAAGGAGTGAGACCACATGCTAGGAACGCATAGACTTTATGATTTCTCTTAAGACATTCCCAATTTGAAGAACTTCCAAGCATGTTACTCACTGGTTCAATCATGTTCTCTACCTCAATGACATGTCCAACACCAGATAGTTCAGGAAACATTTTCAAGCAAAGATGCTTGCAAAGGCCATTTTCAATAACTGCATAATGTTTAAAGTGCAAATCAATACAATTTTAAACAGCACCATAATATTTCAACATTGGAAAATTTAATACCAATAATGTATCACAAAAGAAATAGACTTTGCAAGACAATATAAAGTTAGAGAAGCTACTAATTTCACAAACCATGAACTCAAATGGCTTACCAAATTGGTGCCAAGAACGGGAAAGNATCCAAATGAGTGAGAACCTTTATTGACATGTCTGGTCCAAGCCATTGCAATAAATCCAGTTTGTTTTTCACTTCAGACATGATGATGCTCCCAAATTAGAACCAGCTAAAGTTCAAGTCTTCAACCTCACATTTAGTGATCAGAATCAAATATCTTCAAGAAACTGGTTTTCCACCTACAATCAATTACATTGACAGggaaaaaaagaacaaaatttaTTAAGCTTCACATGATTGAGCCCGTAGAAAATTGACGAAAACCAGAACCAAAAAAGGAAAATTAGTTAGGAAGATTTATTCCCTACTTACTATATTGTTCCAATAAGCTAACTGAAAAAATCTGTTTCCAGAAGATTATTTAATGAGGGTACTATGGTGTGAACTAATTACAATTAATGAAGAGATAAAGATAAATCCAAATAAGGAAAAATAGGAAAGAGGCTTTAGAAGGATTAGGATTAAGTGTGGCAAACAGAAACCGTAAACACATGCATTCATGTGCATACACAGAGAGAAAACAAAATCtcaattttgaaaattgacagataaaagaaaaagaaaaaagtggtACCTTTCTGAAGTGCGTAtctaaagagagaagaaaaagggaTACCCGTGATTCTGAGAAACCGAGGAAGAAGAAAGGTGTGGATTACAGAGTGAGAGTGTGTGTGCGCGCAATGAATCTAATCTAAAACAGGAACAAGGTCCAACAGGTGTTTTTGGAAGTGGTTGAAATATCGCTATGTTACCAAGAACCCTGTGTTAAACATATTGAGTTAAATAtagataataacaataataatttgtATTACCAATCAGTTAAACAAATaattgtacactaaaattaaaaaGTCATGAATTTAACTcttaaaattagtaaattaatatttttataaattatatacaatgaaagatatttttgaaaataatatataCTAATACTCTGTCATATTATTATTAGgacaatttatttaaataaattattagaaTGAATTTTATCCAAATACAACTTTTAAAAAGAGAAGATGTAAATGCAATTTTTTATATCTCTATATAAACCGCTACTGGTAGTAACGGTTTATGTGTATTGGGGTGTGTGCGTAAACCGCTAAAGGCAGTAATGGTTTACATTGAGTGGCTCTATAAAACTGTGGAAAGCAGCCGCAGATTCTTTATTTGGAGTGGAATTTGATTTTTGGTAGAGaggaaattctagagagagggaggAGCACCTTGAGAGCGGATCCGAGGTATTTCAGCGCCGAGCTTCAGCGGGATATCATGGCAAACGAACAGAGCTTATATCGACTGAACGGTATTGCTCATATTGTTGGTGCCATTATCGACgaagttagttttattttatttttgttagcaTTATCATTTGTTAATTTGAATATGGTATGTATGGTAGAGGAactagaatttataatttaactCTTATGGTTGAGTATTGGATTTTGCATATTAGGATGTAGAATGTAGTGGGGTGTACATAGAAATTTGCTAAGAAAAACGAAAAtggtttgaaaattttttttgtatagttAGACAAATTCGCAaccaaattttaaaagatttgatttcaaaagatttaagtttaaaagattttattttaaaagtctaatttcaaataattaatttttatgaaaGACCGGTTCTTTGGACCAGAAAATTGGTTGTTGTCAAAAACGTGTTTAATTTTCACAATCGATTAAAAATCGTTTATTTAATTGTATAACCAGttttttaattaatcaataaaataaGTATTTAAcaatttgatttgataattgaGTAATAGATTAATTGTTTAATTGTTTGGTGATGGTATAAG carries:
- the LOC107644777 gene encoding probable transcriptional regulator SLK2 isoform X1; its protein translation is MAPSRVAGGLTQSSSGSGIFFQGDGQSQSVVNSHISSSFGNSSNAVPGAGRSHLGPVSGDMNNAVLNSVANSAPSVGASSLVTDANSAFSGGPHLQRSASINTDSYLRLPASPMSFTSNNVSISGSSVMDGSSVVQQSSHQDQNVQPLQQNQQHGASSAMSMPGSQSAPSPLPMGAQIPGSFMQNTDNLSQLSKKPRLDIKQEDLMQQQVIQQLLQRQDTMQYQGRNPQIQALIQQQQRLRQQHILQSMPQLQRAHLQQQQQQQQQQQQQMHLRQQQLQQQSMQSAVKRPYDSSVNGVCARRLMQYLYHQRQRPSENTIAYWRKFVAEYYSPRAKERWCLSLYNNVGHHALGVFPQASMDAWQCDICGSKSGRGFEATFEVLPRLNDIKFGSGVIDELLFLELPREQRFPSGVMMLEYAKAVQESVYEQLRVVREGHLRIIFTQDLKILSWEFCARRHEELLPRRLVAPQVNQLVQVAQKCQSTIAESGSDGVSQQDLQTNSNMVLAAGRQLAKSLELQSLNDLGFSKRYVRCLQISEVVNSMKDLIDICREHKIGAIESLKNYPRFATAAKLQMQKMHEMEQLANVQGLPTDRNTINKLMAMNPSLNNPINNNPNMINRGGLSGSAQAALALNYQSLLMRQNSMNSSPGSIQREGSSSFNNANQSPSSAMQGATSAFIPGSMQNSPIGGFPSPHLPPQQQQQQPQQHLQQRSLSANSFMQQNHSQGSQGNQALQQQMIQQLLMSNNNGGVQSQSLGGPNANGSIAKNGLGFGGHSPSPSITGGSVNVSGNKGPVSRSNSFKSASNSDSSPAGGNNGFNPRTSDIPQNLHLQDVVPDIASDFTDSPFFSSDLDDNMGFGWKA
- the LOC107644779 gene encoding F-box protein At4g00755 (The sequence of the model RefSeq protein was modified relative to this genomic sequence to represent the inferred CDS: added 31 bases not found in genome assembly), which translates into the protein MSEVKNKLDLLQWLGPDMSIKVLTHLDPCDLVRVSTLSRSWHQFVIENGLCKHLCLKMFPELSGVGHVIEVENMIEPVSNMLGSSSNWECLKRNHKVYAFLACGLTPSISKNCISDAISASSTDNYPEESVLNTLDPRDRTDFRASYWSSKGESDPSVPETLVYKLTSKICLITEIHVQPFKAYFQPGLPIYSAKAVRFRMGRPKYPKELESAEVDDIIANHMFGGNLWTYTSPEFPMLQENCLQKFKLPEPILCIGGVLQVELLGRVQKQEMDQLFYICISHVQVVGWPLLPAFDVKIHHPSGKCTLKYCPQTDCCMSPTRRGDSSSPSRLRTFTTSIMQRGVRRWEQILIAALLGPGAVVVDE
- the LOC107644777 gene encoding probable transcriptional regulator SLK2 isoform X2, which encodes MAPSRVAGGLTQSSSGSGIFFQGDGQSQSVVNSHISSSFGNSSNAVPGAGRSHLGPVSGDMNNAVLNSVANSAPSVGASSLVTDANSAFSGSSVMDGSSVVQQSSHQDQNVQPLQQNQQHGASSAMSMPGSQSAPSPLPMGAQIPGSFMQNTDNLSQLSKKPRLDIKQEDLMQQQVIQQLLQRQDTMQYQGRNPQIQALIQQQQRLRQQHILQSMPQLQRAHLQQQQQQQQQQQQQMHLRQQQLQQQSMQSAVKRPYDSSVNGVCARRLMQYLYHQRQRPSENTIAYWRKFVAEYYSPRAKERWCLSLYNNVGHHALGVFPQASMDAWQCDICGSKSGRGFEATFEVLPRLNDIKFGSGVIDELLFLELPREQRFPSGVMMLEYAKAVQESVYEQLRVVREGHLRIIFTQDLKILSWEFCARRHEELLPRRLVAPQVNQLVQVAQKCQSTIAESGSDGVSQQDLQTNSNMVLAAGRQLAKSLELQSLNDLGFSKRYVRCLQISEVVNSMKDLIDICREHKIGAIESLKNYPRFATAAKLQMQKMHEMEQLANVQGLPTDRNTINKLMAMNPSLNNPINNNPNMINRGGLSGSAQAALALNYQSLLMRQNSMNSSPGSIQREGSSSFNNANQSPSSAMQGATSAFIPGSMQNSPIGGFPSPHLPPQQQQQQPQQHLQQRSLSANSFMQQNHSQGSQGNQALQQQMIQQLLMSNNNGGVQSQSLGGPNANGSIAKNGLGFGGHSPSPSITGGSVNVSGNKGPVSRSNSFKSASNSDSSPAGGNNGFNPRTSDIPQNLHLQDVVPDIASDFTDSPFFSSDLDDNMGFGWKA